In one window of Chelmon rostratus isolate fCheRos1 chromosome 19, fCheRos1.pri, whole genome shotgun sequence DNA:
- the gtf3c5 gene encoding general transcription factor 3C polypeptide 5, whose protein sequence is MADSTELKLDFTLKELTLSCQSDDVEVPGSSSTVELRADKLMCVEYPAVVTSVDKMLETLGGEQAVSKTFAHPNRRLELRYRPQDPFCHSLCGNRFPSSNLLLRVRRRVRKKDPKDAEIRMDILGVIATTYKFQGLADFQCLAVHSEGGKDTSLYDKIILRKSENQEFFEKPMPYFLPPAIFSRLDSPVDYFYRPDIFHNQLPIIKKTFIGLNRARRPHNAIFVSFSDATVPTECLEAARMNWTRVCVKEHDKQVEEQMKKMFESRPIWSRNAVKANINIHPDKLKLLLPVFAYYMVTGPWRSLWVRLGYDPRKSADSKKYQMLDFRIRCSTKYGYSSSDMPVKAKRSALNYSLPITFNKAGPQPASVMELPAQEGPSTSRDPVPVTYQLKESSYIFRDGMLPPHRQMFYQLCDLDVESIKQVVEQNSGNEQGCDERDGWCVLGTTDKLRDIISAMIKKVTRVQKPTLPEIPKKRTRLGVSSKFPGRDSDAEEELQDDDNKDDEEEDEEDEFQPSEGSENEMETEILDYI, encoded by the exons ATGGCGGATTCCACGGAGTTAAAGCTGGATTTCACTCTGAAAGAACTGACTCTTTCCTGTCAGTCTGATGATGTCGAGGTGCCCGGCAGCTCGTCCACCGTGGAGCTGCGGGCCGACAAACTGATGTGTGTGGAGTATCCGGCGGTGGTCACCAGTGTGGACAAGATGCTGGAGACTCTCGGGGGGGAACAAGCAGTGTCCAAA ACCTTCGCTCACCCCAACAGGCGTCTTGAGCTGCGTTACCGACCTCAGGACCCTTTCTGTCACTCGCTCTGTGGAAATCGCTTCCCCTCAAGCAACCTCCTCCTCAGAGTGCGGCGGCGGGTTCGAAAAAAGGACCCCAAGGATGCTGAGATTCGTATGGATATACTCGGAGTCATAGCAACAACATATAAGTTCCAAG gaCTGGCAGACTTTCAGTGCCTCGCTGTGCATTCAGAGGGTGGAAAAGACACGTCTTTGTACGACAAAATCATCCTCCGCAAATCAGAAAATCAAGAGTTCTTTGAGAAGCCCATGCCATACTTTCTCCCCCCGGCCATCTTCTCACGCCTCGACAGTCCTGTGGATTACTTCTACCGGCCTGACATCTTTCACAA CCAGCTGCCCATCATCAAGAAAACCTTTATTGGTTTGAATCGCGCCCGTCGGCCACACAACGCCATTTTCGTAAGCTTCAGTGATGCCACTGTGCCCACTGAGTGCCTCGAGGCAGCCAGGATGAACTGGACACGAGTCTGCGTGAAGGAGCATGACAAGCAGGTtgaagaacaaatgaaaaag ATGTTTGAGAGCCGGCCCATCTGGTCACGGAACGCAGTCAAGGCCAACATCAACATCCACCCTGATAAACTGAAGCTGTTGCTGCCGGTCTTCGCCTATTACATG GTGACAGGACCGTGGAGAAGTCTGTGGGTGAGGCTGGGCTATGACCCACGAAAGAGCGCAGACTCAAAGAAATACCAGATGCTGGACTTCAGGATCCGCTGTAGCACCAAGTACG GGTATTCATCATCGGACATGCCAGTAAAAGCCAAGAGGAGTGCCCTGAACTACAGTCTGCCTATCACATTCAACAAGGCGG gtCCCCAGCCCGCCAGTGTGATGGAACTTCCAGCTCAAGAGGGTCCAAGCACCAGTCGAGATCCAGTCCCAGTCACATACCAGCTGAAG GAGTCATCTTACATTTTCAGAGACGGCATGCTGCCTCCccacagacagatgttttaCCAGCTCTGTGATTTGGATGTGGAAAG TATCAAACAGGTGGTTGAGCAGAACAGCGGTAATGAGCAGGGGTGTGACGAGCGGGACGGCTGGTGTGTGCTTGGCACCACTGACAAGCTGAGGGACATAATCTCAGCCATGATCAAGAAGGTCACCCGAGTCCAGAAACCAA CATTGCCAGAAATCCCCAAGAAACGCACACGCTTAGGAGTGAGTTCAAAGTTCCCAGGGAGAGACTCGgatgcagaggaggagctgcaggacgATGACAACaaggatgatgaagaggaagatgaggaggatgagttTCAGCCATCGGAGGGAAGCGAAAATGAGATGGAGACGGAAATTTTGGATTACATTTAA